One genomic segment of Clostridium estertheticum subsp. estertheticum includes these proteins:
- a CDS encoding Gfo/Idh/MocA family protein: protein MKVCFIGLGSIGTRHLKNLVKIFDEYNLNLEVHALRRTQKPLSLDIKSLINHEVFNESDLCDDYDMTFITNPNNVHYDSIKLMANKTKSMFIEKPIFDNMHYDISKLNLRKNGVYYVAGPLKFSQVIQSLKKILVNESIYSIRAICSSYLPNWRKGVDYRNVYSAKKIQGGGVCIDLIHEWDYITYLFGFPLETFNINGKYSHLEIDSEDISIYIARYKDKLVEIHLDYFGRVPQRKIEIFTKNGTITGDFIRNSISFSDGRETIDFTKENKDMYVEEMKYFIESVMTSQTGHSYIEHAYKVLKLAMGEIRI, encoded by the coding sequence ATGAAGGTTTGTTTTATTGGTTTGGGTTCAATAGGAACAAGGCATTTAAAAAATCTTGTAAAGATATTTGATGAATATAATTTGAATTTAGAGGTTCATGCGCTCAGAAGAACTCAAAAACCCTTAAGTTTAGATATTAAATCCCTTATTAATCACGAAGTTTTTAATGAGTCGGATTTGTGTGATGACTATGACATGACCTTTATAACTAACCCTAATAATGTTCATTATGATTCCATTAAACTTATGGCTAATAAAACAAAATCTATGTTTATTGAAAAACCTATATTCGATAATATGCATTATGATATAAGTAAGTTGAATCTAAGAAAAAATGGTGTATACTACGTTGCTGGGCCATTAAAATTTTCTCAAGTGATACAAAGTCTTAAGAAAATTCTTGTTAATGAAAGTATTTATAGCATAAGGGCAATTTGTTCAAGCTATCTTCCAAATTGGAGAAAAGGTGTAGATTATAGAAATGTATATAGTGCTAAAAAGATCCAAGGTGGAGGAGTTTGTATAGATTTAATACATGAATGGGATTACATAACATATTTATTCGGCTTCCCTTTAGAAACATTTAACATTAATGGCAAGTACTCACATTTGGAGATAGATAGTGAAGATATTTCTATATATATTGCAAGATATAAAGATAAATTAGTAGAAATTCATTTAGATTACTTTGGAAGGGTACCACAAAGAAAAATAGAGATATTTACAAAAAATGGGACTATAACTGGAGATTTCATAAGAAATAGTATTAGCTTTTCAGATGGTAGGGAAACAATTGATTTTACAAAAGAAAATAAAGATATGTATGTAGAAGAGATGAAATATTTTATTGAAAGTGTTATGACATCACAAACGGGACATAGTTATATTGAACATGCATATAAAGTGCTAAAATTAGCGATGGGGGAGATTAGAATATGA